In Flavobacterium sp. 83, the genomic window ATCGTGAATACTCAATGTTCCCACTGCTGAATCTTTTCTTCCAGTAAATGGTAAAACATCCGGTCCTCTCTGGCAAGAACTGTTTAAGTTTACTCTACAAACAAGATTCACCAAAGTATCGATAAGCGGCGCAATGGTTTTGATGTCTTTGCCAAACAAACTTACTTGTTGTCCGTAATTAGACTCGGCCATATCATTCAATGGTTCTTGAATGTCTTTGAAAGAAATAATAGGCACAACCGGGCCAAATTGCTCTTCATGGTACACTCGCATTTCCTTGTTTACAGGAAACAAAACTGCTGGAAAAATATAATTATCCGTTTGCTCTCCTCCTTTTGCATTGATAACTTTTGCACCATTTGCAGTAGCATCATCAATCAATTCCTGGATATAAGCCGGTTTTTCTTTTTCTGGTAAAGGAGTAAGAAAAACTGATTTGTCCCAAGGGTTTCCAAAAGTCAATGCATCAACTTTGGTTGCAAATCGTTTATTGAATTCATCTGCAATCGATTCATGTACATATAACACTTTCAAAGCAGTACAACGCTGTCCATTAAAGGATAATGAACCAGCGATACATTCTTGGATAGCCAAATCTAAATCGGCATCCGGAAGGATTATTGCAGGATTTTTTGCTTCTAAACCTAGTACCAAACGCAATCTGTTTTTGTTTGGATGTTGGTCTTGCAAAGCAATCGCTGATTTACTGTTTCCTATCAAAGCTAAAATATCAACTTTTCCAGATTTCATGATTGGTGAAGCCACTTCACGTCCTCTACCATACACAATATTGATAGCTCCTTTTGGAAAACTGCTTCTAAAAGCTTCTAATAAAGGAGATAGCAATAAAACACCATGCTTAGCTGGTTTAAAAATTACAGGATTCCCCATAATTAATGCTGGTATAAGCAACGAAAAAGTTTCATTCAACGGATAGTTGTAAGGCCCAAGACACAATACAACACCTAGTGGCCCTCTGCGAACCATAGCATTTATTCCTTGTACTTTAGAAAAA contains:
- a CDS encoding NADP-dependent glyceraldehyde-3-phosphate dehydrogenase codes for the protein MSFIPEEFQINTLLNQDTYLINGELKTWTGQTTPVFSTISSTEKYEPTILGSIPFMGEAEAMEAVEAASAAYNNGQGLWPTMKVVDRIKCMENFVAQMKTTRTEVVKYLMWEIGKSLGDSEKEFDRTVEYIYDTIDSLKELNSRSAHFSKVQGINAMVRRGPLGVVLCLGPYNYPLNETFSLLIPALIMGNPVIFKPAKHGVLLLSPLLEAFRSSFPKGAINIVYGRGREVASPIMKSGKVDILALIGNSKSAIALQDQHPNKNRLRLVLGLEAKNPAIILPDADLDLAIQECIAGSLSFNGQRCTALKVLYVHESIADEFNKRFATKVDALTFGNPWDKSVFLTPLPEKEKPAYIQELIDDATANGAKVINAKGGEQTDNYIFPAVLFPVNKEMRVYHEEQFGPVVPIISFKDIQEPLNDMAESNYGQQVSLFGKDIKTIAPLIDTLVNLVCRVNLNSSCQRGPDVLPFTGRKDSAVGTLSIHDALRSFSIRTFVASKDNEYNNAILQELLNSKESNFINTDYIL